In the Mycoplasmoides gallisepticum genome, one interval contains:
- a CDS encoding arginine deiminase: protein MFNKIRVYSEIGKLRKVLVHTPGKELDYVTPQRLDELLFSSLLNPIKARQEHETFIKLLEDHDVECVQLSTLTAQTFQAVNSKIQEEFINRWLDECLPVLSEINRLKVYDYLKSLATNPQVMIRKMMSGILAKEVGIQSEVELVADPMPNLYFTRDPFASIGKGITLHSMFHPTRKRETIFADFIFSHHPEYKNAPKYYSREDKYSIEGGDLFVYDDKTLVIGVSERTEKKAIQSLAEKLRQNDETSFEKIYAINVPKMSNLMHLDTWLTMLDYDKFLYSPNMMGVLKIWEIDLIHPTLIWRELNESLEGFLSMVIGKKATLIPVAGEDSTQIEIDVETNFDATNFLVIQPGVVVGYDRNYKTNQALRDAGVKVISWNGDQLSLGMGSARCMSMPLYRDPIKK from the coding sequence ATGTTTAATAAGATCAGAGTTTATAGTGAAATTGGCAAACTAAGAAAAGTTTTAGTTCACACTCCAGGTAAAGAATTAGATTATGTTACCCCACAAAGATTGGATGAACTCTTATTTAGTTCTTTACTTAACCCGATCAAAGCTAGACAAGAACATGAAACTTTCATTAAGTTATTAGAAGATCATGATGTTGAATGCGTGCAATTATCAACTTTAACAGCACAGACATTTCAAGCAGTAAATAGCAAGATCCAAGAAGAGTTCATCAACCGTTGGTTAGATGAATGTCTTCCGGTTTTATCTGAGATTAATCGTCTTAAGGTTTATGATTATCTAAAAAGTTTAGCAACCAACCCACAAGTTATGATTCGCAAGATGATGTCTGGGATCTTAGCTAAAGAAGTGGGGATACAATCTGAAGTTGAATTAGTAGCAGATCCAATGCCCAATCTGTATTTTACAAGAGATCCGTTTGCTAGTATTGGTAAGGGAATCACCTTACACTCAATGTTTCATCCAACAAGAAAACGCGAAACGATCTTTGCTGATTTTATCTTCTCCCACCATCCAGAATATAAAAATGCACCTAAATACTATTCAAGAGAAGATAAATACAGTATCGAGGGTGGAGATCTATTTGTTTATGATGATAAGACCTTAGTGATCGGTGTTTCAGAACGAACTGAGAAAAAAGCAATTCAGTCATTAGCTGAAAAATTAAGGCAAAATGATGAAACTAGCTTTGAAAAGATCTATGCAATTAATGTCCCTAAGATGAGTAATTTAATGCATTTAGATACTTGATTAACGATGCTAGATTATGATAAGTTCTTATACTCACCTAATATGATGGGAGTATTAAAGATCTGAGAGATCGATCTGATACATCCAACTTTAATTTGAAGAGAGTTAAATGAATCACTAGAAGGGTTTTTATCAATGGTTATTGGTAAAAAAGCGACTTTAATTCCGGTTGCTGGTGAAGATTCAACCCAAATTGAGATCGATGTTGAAACCAACTTTGATGCGACTAACTTTTTAGTGATCCAACCAGGTGTTGTTGTTGGTTATGATCGCAATTATAAGACTAACCAAGCGCTAAGAGATGCTGGTGTTAAAGTTATCAGTTGGAATGGTGACCAATTATCATTGGGGATGGGGAGTGCGCGTTGTATGAGTATGCCGCTATACCGAGATCCGATTAAAAAATAA
- a CDS encoding NAD(P)/FAD-dependent oxidoreductase: MNIYDLIVLGAGTSGIYCASYGAMKGLSSLVIEMTDRIGGQPAHVYPFKKIYDFPTANGILAKDFVDQLYQQQKPYITQGLITYLHNTTIQEQNYLDDQQLFELKLSDNQHVKAKKIILATGNGGFEPIKLKDELIQDQNLDCIHYKINDLTQYQNKDLCFLGGGDSAVELINQLADLKIAKSLSIIHRNHKYRAAQALVDLINKKPINQYLDQTIELIKDNKISFKDNQSGESTQLNFDYLIVQYGLKPLKSLECFDHLEQDLNNNFVINHHHQTSDPNIYAIGLASNFSKRPNLILSGMYEATVAIKHINDTINPYLRATDYLLKE; encoded by the coding sequence ATGAATATATATGACCTAATTGTTTTAGGGGCTGGAACTAGCGGAATTTACTGTGCTAGTTATGGTGCTATGAAGGGGTTAAGCTCTTTAGTTATCGAGATGACCGACCGAATTGGTGGTCAACCAGCACACGTTTATCCCTTTAAAAAGATCTACGATTTTCCCACCGCTAATGGGATCTTAGCTAAGGATTTTGTTGATCAGTTGTACCAACAACAAAAACCCTACATTACTCAAGGGTTAATAACTTATTTACATAATACGACAATTCAAGAACAAAACTATTTAGATGATCAACAACTTTTTGAACTAAAGTTATCAGATAACCAACACGTTAAAGCTAAAAAAATTATTTTAGCCACTGGTAATGGTGGGTTTGAACCAATTAAATTAAAGGACGAACTAATCCAAGATCAAAACCTTGATTGTATTCATTATAAGATTAACGATCTAACTCAATACCAAAATAAGGATCTATGTTTTCTAGGTGGGGGTGATAGTGCTGTTGAATTGATAAATCAACTAGCCGATCTAAAGATCGCTAAATCACTATCAATCATCCACCGCAACCACAAATACCGTGCAGCTCAAGCATTGGTTGATCTAATTAATAAAAAACCAATTAACCAATATCTTGATCAAACGATCGAACTGATCAAAGATAATAAGATTAGTTTTAAAGATAATCAAAGCGGTGAATCAACCCAATTAAACTTTGATTATCTGATCGTTCAATATGGTTTAAAACCATTAAAATCACTTGAGTGTTTTGATCATCTAGAACAAGATTTAAATAATAATTTTGTGATCAACCATCACCACCAAACCTCAGATCCTAATATCTATGCAATCGGTTTAGCTAGTAATTTTAGTAAACGGCCTAATCTGATCTTATCAGGTATGTATGAAGCAACAGTAGCAATCAAACATATCAATGATACGATCAACCCTTATCTTAGAGCAACTGATTACTTGCTTAAAGAATAA
- a CDS encoding coiled-coil domain-containing protein, whose protein sequence is MSNTDKVFSFDESSKEQILQDFDNYKAEYCTSTFLAQHPQASEYDLRDFLESAKRSYLRAKRNHMSDELWLEHLHKFIKSYKLVAPLQRELDKLILNKDFTNLELEKAELAKQKAELEKERIAFLNEQNEFIQNGKSKHFDHIVTASEYEATKKELELKYYKEIEAIKNKHQEELVKNQEETKKIFDEEINNIKDFYDRKLEKVSSYYNKLKEKLAELKEDNNKLISEIYERDLVSENQLALRTKDYYEEIEKVRKILRNYEVLSFELKTKIKEKDYLLNQLKNKLKHKDDEFKKFIKDQPEIVNQLINDGIKQGVKVKFNQLETKLKEQVKQYEDTVGRTYEKHKNEVDKILIANETKVEVMKNALIQAEETAKLTTNELERIKSEYDLVIYTNRELNEAIKVEQERAKELAAKVEMLTAENKDLDKLNNLLVKKYNDNDHLLSVSKSISEQLDKINASQLSLQKVLQTSDDDKTNQKIIDLNKAIDQVNATYKRSKALKNEPIELPKTTPTKGKIIEYIDEDEGLDSQWARQFSEATKRIKEKKLNKKKKALLDKEISEFK, encoded by the coding sequence ATGTCTAATACTGATAAAGTTTTTAGTTTTGATGAAAGTTCAAAAGAACAAATTCTTCAAGATTTTGATAATTACAAAGCTGAATATTGTACCAGCACATTTTTAGCACAACACCCACAAGCTTCTGAGTATGATTTACGCGACTTTTTAGAAAGTGCAAAAAGAAGCTATCTTCGAGCTAAACGCAATCATATGTCAGATGAATTATGATTAGAACATCTACATAAATTCATTAAGAGCTACAAGCTAGTGGCGCCATTACAAAGAGAATTAGATAAGTTGATTCTAAATAAAGACTTTACCAATCTAGAACTAGAAAAAGCTGAATTAGCTAAACAAAAAGCTGAACTAGAAAAAGAACGGATCGCTTTTTTAAACGAACAAAATGAGTTTATTCAAAATGGGAAATCAAAACATTTTGATCATATTGTTACTGCATCAGAATACGAAGCAACAAAGAAAGAATTAGAACTAAAATACTATAAAGAGATCGAAGCGATCAAAAACAAACATCAAGAAGAATTAGTCAAAAACCAAGAAGAAACTAAGAAGATCTTTGATGAAGAAATCAATAACATCAAAGATTTTTATGATCGTAAACTAGAAAAGGTTTCAAGCTATTACAACAAACTAAAAGAGAAGTTAGCTGAACTTAAAGAAGATAATAATAAGTTAATTAGTGAGATCTATGAGCGTGATTTGGTTAGTGAAAATCAGCTTGCACTAAGAACTAAAGATTATTATGAAGAGATAGAAAAAGTTAGAAAGATCTTAAGAAACTACGAAGTTTTATCTTTTGAATTAAAAACTAAGATCAAAGAAAAAGATTATCTACTTAACCAATTAAAAAATAAACTAAAACACAAAGACGATGAATTTAAGAAATTCATTAAAGATCAACCTGAGATCGTTAACCAACTAATTAATGATGGGATTAAACAAGGTGTTAAGGTTAAGTTTAATCAGTTAGAAACTAAATTAAAAGAACAAGTTAAACAGTATGAAGATACTGTTGGTCGTACTTATGAAAAACATAAGAACGAAGTTGATAAGATCTTAATTGCCAATGAAACCAAGGTTGAAGTGATGAAAAACGCTTTAATCCAAGCTGAAGAAACAGCTAAATTGACAACTAATGAGCTTGAACGAATTAAGTCTGAGTATGATCTAGTGATCTATACTAACCGCGAACTTAATGAAGCAATTAAAGTCGAACAAGAAAGAGCTAAAGAGTTAGCAGCTAAAGTTGAGATGCTTACAGCTGAAAACAAAGATCTAGATAAATTAAATAATTTATTAGTAAAAAAATACAACGATAATGATCATTTATTATCTGTGTCAAAATCAATCTCAGAACAACTAGATAAGATTAATGCTTCACAACTATCACTACAAAAGGTTTTACAAACTAGTGATGATGATAAAACCAACCAAAAGATCATCGATCTAAATAAAGCGATCGATCAAGTTAATGCAACTTACAAACGTTCTAAAGCATTAAAAAACGAACCGATTGAATTACCTAAAACAACCCCAACTAAAGGTAAGATCATTGAATACATCGATGAGGATGAAGGTTTAGATTCACAATGAGCTAGACAGTTCTCTGAAGCCACTAAGAGAATTAAAGAAAAGAAGCTTAATAAGAAAAAGAAAGCACTATTAGATAAAGAAATTAGTGAATTTAAATAA
- a CDS encoding coiled-coil domain-containing protein, translating into MKGIVAMDNKNNNKRNRFYFNQRQPHRRPKMSNLSEFDLDIIKELGLDDDESTKSKQKSSFDDDADFLDDVISDYDNWEKKKPQEAKKTVNDDQTVLSDHQDDDNDEDDLNFEIHRSKYFSSNTDQTKDKPVNNDKTRFVGQDFGDQELIQAYTKNLSSYINDHDDEQVIEPKTEPTEDNNPTQSFSSKPIDELTNEKTDIITKTAQEDDDEYLITKNDSDYSFESTDQPLEEPQVDLTDLLDDDQLVQQDPTRDLPSTSEVMNAKFDEDDSSVKQIKSDLIDDQNNQFEKTSLPEELVTKKTIYHDDQLEEITDQEIIDATTPVNFEQIQETSIKVQANDLPELTSNLSELTRLAMKDVQEHYLSNISKLDQYKKQLEERSKQLDELNESLDRRQIDIELISNNIQESIKTHKQEMSLEKLNLQKEKEEIIAKANTQAEAIIKQAYEQANQYKELIEKKQSEEKNEVEKQQLTQLEEGFDHKIQQLSTKISHQLEARLVKKDQVLTQLLSQIKIMAETTHANQLRINELFLAVNNKDKEIVNLKRDIAILKASSDSLINIKTEQTREIAKKHYQDFELDNSFKDPYLEHKLNSLTRDYINLSGEVIYEPELENEPLPTKKILKTFSLSDLNQSLEEDKEILASINKHFERPIQITKTDKRINKEKVHKPSIIKRYQKPAVYDDELDDFNLTFIDQDFGDEYNSLIKKDLNQKRSSDPNKKLTTKKVQLVFDSDN; encoded by the coding sequence TTGAAGGGAATAGTCGCGATGGATAATAAAAATAATAATAAACGCAACCGGTTTTACTTTAATCAACGTCAACCTCACCGACGGCCAAAAATGAGCAACCTTAGTGAGTTTGATTTAGATATTATTAAAGAGCTTGGTCTTGATGATGATGAATCAACAAAAAGTAAACAAAAATCATCATTTGATGATGATGCCGACTTTTTGGATGATGTCATTAGTGATTATGACAATTGAGAGAAGAAAAAACCTCAAGAAGCTAAAAAAACCGTTAATGATGATCAAACTGTTTTAAGCGATCATCAAGATGATGACAATGATGAAGACGATCTAAATTTTGAAATCCACCGCTCAAAATATTTTAGTTCTAATACAGACCAAACTAAAGACAAGCCAGTTAATAATGATAAAACCCGTTTTGTTGGCCAAGATTTTGGTGATCAAGAACTAATCCAAGCTTATACAAAAAACTTAAGTTCATACATTAATGATCATGATGATGAACAAGTAATCGAACCAAAAACTGAACCAACTGAAGATAATAATCCAACCCAAAGTTTTAGTAGTAAACCTATCGATGAATTAACCAATGAAAAAACTGATATTATTACTAAAACTGCTCAAGAAGACGATGATGAATACTTAATCACCAAAAACGATAGTGATTATAGTTTTGAATCAACCGATCAACCCCTAGAAGAACCCCAAGTCGATCTAACTGATCTATTAGATGATGATCAACTTGTTCAACAAGATCCTACTAGAGATCTACCTTCAACAAGTGAAGTGATGAATGCTAAATTTGATGAGGATGATTCAAGTGTTAAACAGATCAAATCTGATCTAATTGATGATCAAAATAACCAGTTTGAAAAAACTAGTTTACCAGAAGAGTTAGTAACTAAAAAAACAATCTATCATGATGATCAATTAGAAGAGATTACAGATCAAGAGATTATTGATGCAACTACACCCGTTAATTTTGAACAGATTCAAGAGACCAGTATAAAAGTTCAAGCAAACGATTTACCTGAACTAACTAGTAATCTATCAGAACTAACCCGGTTAGCGATGAAAGATGTTCAAGAACATTACTTATCAAATATCTCAAAATTAGATCAGTATAAAAAACAATTAGAAGAACGATCAAAACAACTAGACGAACTAAACGAAAGTTTAGATCGGAGACAGATCGATATTGAACTAATTAGTAATAATATCCAAGAAAGTATCAAGACGCACAAACAAGAGATGAGTCTTGAAAAACTTAATCTGCAAAAAGAAAAAGAAGAGATTATAGCTAAAGCTAACACTCAAGCAGAAGCGATCATAAAGCAAGCTTATGAACAAGCTAACCAATACAAAGAGTTAATTGAGAAAAAACAATCTGAAGAAAAAAACGAAGTAGAAAAACAGCAGCTTACTCAACTTGAAGAAGGGTTTGATCATAAGATCCAACAACTATCAACTAAGATCAGTCACCAACTAGAAGCACGTCTAGTGAAAAAAGATCAGGTCTTAACTCAGTTATTATCCCAAATTAAGATTATGGCTGAGACTACTCATGCTAACCAATTAAGAATTAATGAACTATTCTTAGCAGTTAATAACAAAGACAAAGAGATTGTTAATCTTAAACGTGATATTGCCATCCTTAAAGCCAGTTCAGATTCACTAATCAATATTAAAACTGAACAAACCCGTGAGATTGCTAAAAAACACTACCAAGATTTCGAACTAGACAATTCGTTCAAAGATCCTTATTTAGAACATAAGCTTAATAGCTTAACAAGAGATTATATTAATCTATCTGGAGAAGTGATCTATGAACCTGAACTTGAAAATGAACCACTACCCACTAAAAAGATCTTAAAAACTTTTAGTCTATCTGATCTTAATCAGTCACTTGAAGAAGATAAGGAGATCTTAGCTTCGATCAACAAACATTTTGAACGCCCAATTCAGATCACTAAAACTGATAAAAGAATTAATAAAGAAAAAGTTCATAAACCAAGTATTATTAAACGTTATCAAAAACCAGCAGTTTATGATGATGAACTTGATGATTTCAACTTAACATTTATTGATCAAGATTTTGGTGATGAATACAACAGTTTAATCAAAAAAGATCTGAATCAAAAAAGATCAAGTGATCCAAATAAAAAACTAACCACCAAAAAAGTGCAATTAGTTTTTGATTCAGACAACTAG
- a CDS encoding alpha/beta hydrolase translates to MVCLTNSFFAHEINKKKHKYNAIFVHGFSSSHDRHSEIFKRLNNQLVNYYTFDLPGHGQKQVDEQQELKLNYFADLVVDFIKQKQLDNLILIGHSMGGGICSIVNYLIPKKIKALILEAPLNPAIFAFDKKRIFDSFKSFGGRSFLSELKSQDQFSDQISLVGWIKKIYKTNKDKIPLLLNLISLKSKNLLDNAYKALNNKPVLLIFGENDPVIPPTKTIKYINQYTNFLTTRIIDEATHSPHSINKELYYYFVKDFISKLN, encoded by the coding sequence ATGGTATGTTTAACTAATTCATTCTTTGCGCACGAAATAAATAAAAAAAAGCATAAGTATAATGCTATCTTTGTGCATGGTTTTAGCTCTTCTCATGACCGTCACTCTGAGATTTTTAAGCGCTTAAATAACCAATTAGTTAACTATTACACATTTGATCTACCCGGACACGGCCAAAAACAAGTAGATGAACAACAAGAACTGAAATTAAATTATTTTGCTGATCTTGTTGTTGATTTTATCAAGCAAAAACAACTTGATAATCTGATCTTGATTGGTCATTCGATGGGTGGAGGGATCTGTAGTATTGTTAATTATCTAATTCCCAAAAAGATTAAAGCCCTAATTCTTGAAGCACCACTAAACCCCGCGATCTTTGCTTTTGATAAAAAACGAATCTTTGACTCGTTTAAATCTTTTGGCGGTCGATCTTTTCTTAGTGAACTTAAGTCTCAAGACCAATTTTCTGACCAAATCTCTTTAGTTGGTTGGATCAAAAAGATCTATAAAACCAACAAAGATAAGATCCCTTTATTACTAAATCTAATCTCGTTAAAATCCAAGAATTTACTAGATAATGCTTACAAAGCTTTAAACAATAAACCAGTCTTATTAATCTTTGGCGAAAACGATCCAGTGATCCCACCAACTAAAACAATTAAGTATATCAATCAATATACGAACTTTTTAACGACTAGAATCATTGACGAAGCAACACACTCACCCCATTCAATCAACAAAGAATTGTATTATTATTTCGTAAAAGATTTTATCTCCAAATTAAATTAA
- the topJ gene encoding terminal organelle assembly protein TopJ, protein MIKSEDFMAEKRDYYEVLQIDRDAEEQEIKRAFRKLAKKYHPDTNKDDANAESIFREINEAYEVLSNPEKKERYDKYGHDGLDREDDLDFDPNIFNSFFETINAADEFDDITFDGDWLDDDKPSKKKKKKTKKGGFWAKSKEASKTIETEPEIIDVGASVNQANETRLFDDTLDDQLEESVSTQSTDDGERLFDDNKEPSFTAGLDEEVQSEPQPEEDLSWTRFIGNPDYGHYDENNEWIWEGYFDDDDNFISTRELEQKVEPEQAQPQDDRSEQEEEEALDSKPQDDSEDDYVIPDAEIISSPTLEVTAPKEVEQPLQPEQVAHVEQKEAEEESVAQTKAEEVSQPTQTIETKPTSAVESTSTFDLKQLLKVMQEQPTEEALTTTELTNETTSPTTEVSELEQTQDKSEDQQEEKAEKIDDAFVESNLPEIVDFSTKSSASLGTANLYDLSFLIKNQPTQAVQPTSETISTTPVEPTDQLKPKEVDQIQEELKRAAEELVEDNLIDDSSMITPPSVIKTKEIEVEELPTKKNDLVEINFDDLEELKFELVQTNQEKLPEKAVENWAQDYQLDEPTQSNIDWYKQEDPKDLEQLVQDQATLEITEENQISERKVEEQPSVESTKVEDQVVQAIKEEEELLEQKKAAEFAELFGEQTPTTKEDDDYLSIEELLNNEQTQPTEFNEIIIENNLDNVSVADDQNYQLKDDNKKFINISEPTIVSSNLSFDQQLVNEIESDDLIKHQEENQEEYQTVDYDPLQQPVRPMHTSDSEMYDFSIKLLRKQVGAKMEGNDSSNKNLANKINDLSYFKSRLLKRLSETNPSSQPPASKYQEPNLIQIERLTEINVVKEVEVHQVLLFNNAIKRIKYTRHTPCNNCSATGIDLTSSQPYKLCPACRNVEGNVESCMVCNQYGKLIRIPCKNCLGKSYTNEAITLDIKLPITSQLNISVNYPGFGHIFPNNLKGDLTVVFKVIPSNFFVIKNNDIHVKALVDPILASIGGIIKVPTINKLINVRIPPGTKVGDQVIIKDMGLDARYDLETKTYYDKGSLIIQVVYADIMKSNDRSLGLEEAAKLPNVQVEHFNKLALREIKELKYNQQELQQEQQNWNFQSNDSNGFDSLNDQKAHQNLAFNRVLNTIKDIRTLDDIKKIREKANKK, encoded by the coding sequence TTGATTAAAAGTGAAGATTTTATGGCAGAAAAACGCGATTATTATGAAGTATTACAAATAGACAGGGACGCAGAAGAGCAAGAGATAAAACGCGCGTTTAGAAAGCTGGCTAAAAAATACCATCCTGATACGAACAAGGATGATGCGAATGCTGAAAGCATTTTTAGAGAAATAAATGAAGCGTATGAAGTTCTATCTAACCCTGAAAAGAAAGAACGCTATGATAAGTACGGACATGATGGTCTTGATCGCGAAGACGATCTAGACTTTGATCCGAACATTTTTAATTCGTTCTTTGAAACGATTAATGCAGCTGATGAGTTTGATGATATCACTTTTGATGGTGATTGATTAGATGATGACAAACCATCTAAAAAGAAGAAAAAGAAGACTAAAAAAGGTGGTTTTTGAGCCAAGTCAAAAGAGGCTTCAAAAACGATTGAAACTGAACCTGAGATCATCGATGTTGGTGCTAGTGTGAATCAAGCTAATGAAACAAGATTGTTTGATGACACTTTAGATGATCAATTAGAAGAATCAGTTAGCACGCAATCAACTGATGATGGTGAACGGTTATTTGATGATAATAAAGAACCATCATTTACAGCTGGTTTAGATGAAGAAGTTCAATCAGAACCCCAACCTGAAGAAGATCTATCATGAACTCGGTTTATTGGAAACCCTGATTATGGTCATTATGATGAGAATAATGAATGGATCTGAGAAGGGTATTTTGATGATGATGACAACTTCATTTCAACAAGAGAGCTTGAACAAAAAGTTGAACCAGAACAAGCTCAACCACAAGATGATAGATCTGAACAAGAAGAAGAAGAAGCTTTAGATTCAAAACCTCAAGATGATTCTGAAGATGATTATGTGATCCCTGATGCTGAGATCATCAGTTCACCAACTTTAGAAGTGACTGCTCCTAAAGAAGTTGAACAACCACTTCAACCTGAACAAGTTGCTCATGTAGAACAAAAAGAAGCTGAAGAAGAATCGGTTGCTCAAACTAAAGCTGAAGAAGTTAGTCAACCAACCCAAACAATTGAAACTAAACCAACATCAGCAGTTGAATCAACTTCAACTTTTGATCTAAAGCAATTACTAAAAGTAATGCAAGAACAGCCAACTGAAGAAGCACTAACAACAACTGAACTAACTAATGAAACAACTTCACCAACTACTGAAGTTAGTGAACTAGAACAAACTCAAGATAAATCAGAAGATCAACAAGAAGAAAAAGCTGAGAAAATCGATGATGCTTTTGTTGAGTCAAATCTACCAGAGATCGTTGACTTCTCAACTAAATCATCAGCATCATTAGGTACAGCTAACCTATATGATCTATCATTCTTAATTAAGAATCAACCAACTCAAGCTGTTCAACCTACTAGTGAAACTATATCAACAACTCCAGTTGAACCAACCGATCAATTAAAGCCAAAAGAAGTTGATCAGATCCAAGAAGAATTAAAGCGAGCAGCTGAAGAGTTAGTTGAAGATAATTTAATTGATGATAGTTCAATGATTACTCCACCTTCAGTAATCAAAACTAAGGAGATCGAAGTTGAAGAGTTACCAACTAAAAAGAATGATTTAGTTGAGATCAACTTTGATGACTTAGAAGAACTAAAATTTGAACTAGTTCAAACAAACCAAGAAAAACTACCAGAAAAAGCTGTTGAGAACTGAGCACAGGATTATCAGTTAGATGAACCAACTCAGTCTAATATTGATTGATACAAACAAGAAGATCCTAAAGATCTTGAACAGTTAGTTCAAGATCAAGCAACTTTAGAGATTACTGAAGAAAATCAAATTAGTGAACGAAAAGTTGAAGAACAACCTAGTGTTGAATCTACTAAGGTTGAAGATCAAGTCGTTCAAGCTATAAAAGAAGAAGAAGAGCTACTTGAACAAAAGAAAGCGGCTGAATTTGCTGAACTGTTTGGTGAACAAACACCAACTACTAAAGAAGATGATGATTACTTATCAATTGAAGAGTTATTAAATAACGAACAAACTCAACCAACTGAGTTCAATGAGATCATCATTGAAAATAATCTTGATAATGTTAGTGTTGCTGATGATCAAAATTATCAACTAAAAGATGATAATAAGAAGTTCATCAATATTAGCGAACCAACAATTGTTAGTTCAAATCTTAGTTTTGATCAACAATTAGTTAATGAAATCGAAAGTGATGATCTGATCAAACACCAAGAAGAGAATCAAGAAGAATACCAAACTGTTGATTATGATCCACTACAACAACCAGTGCGACCGATGCATACATCTGATTCAGAGATGTACGATTTCAGCATTAAGTTATTAAGAAAACAAGTAGGTGCAAAAATGGAAGGTAATGATAGTTCTAATAAGAACCTTGCTAATAAGATCAACGACTTAAGCTACTTTAAGTCAAGATTACTAAAGCGGTTAAGTGAAACCAATCCAAGTAGCCAACCACCAGCTAGTAAGTATCAAGAACCAAACTTAATTCAGATCGAACGTTTAACTGAAATTAATGTTGTTAAAGAAGTAGAAGTTCACCAAGTATTATTATTTAATAATGCGATCAAACGAATTAAATACACCAGACACACTCCGTGTAATAACTGTTCAGCAACAGGGATTGATCTAACTTCAAGTCAACCATACAAACTTTGCCCAGCTTGTCGTAATGTTGAAGGGAATGTCGAATCATGTATGGTATGTAACCAGTATGGCAAACTGATTCGGATCCCTTGTAAGAACTGTTTAGGTAAATCTTATACAAATGAAGCGATCACTTTAGATATCAAGTTACCAATTACCTCACAACTTAATATCTCAGTTAACTACCCAGGATTTGGTCATATCTTCCCAAATAATTTGAAGGGAGATCTAACTGTTGTCTTTAAAGTGATCCCATCTAACTTCTTTGTGATCAAGAATAATGATATCCACGTAAAAGCATTAGTAGATCCGATCCTAGCTTCAATTGGGGGAATTATTAAAGTACCAACGATTAACAAGTTAATTAATGTAAGAATCCCTCCAGGTACTAAGGTTGGTGATCAAGTGATCATTAAAGATATGGGTCTAGATGCACGTTATGATCTAGAAACGAAAACTTATTATGATAAGGGTTCATTAATCATCCAAGTAGTGTATGCTGATATTATGAAGAGTAATGATCGTTCATTAGGGCTTGAAGAAGCAGCTAAACTACCAAACGTTCAAGTTGAACACTTTAATAAGTTAGCCTTACGTGAGATTAAAGAATTAAAGTATAACCAACAAGAGTTACAACAAGAACAACAAAATTGAAACTTTCAATCAAACGATAGTAACGGATTTGATTCACTAAACGACCAAAAAGCTCACCAAAACCTAGCATTTAATCGTGTCTTAAACACGATTAAAGATATCAGAACGCTAGATGATATAAAAAAGATTCGTGAGAAAGCCAATAAGAAATAA